A region from the Neurospora crassa OR74A linkage group V, whole genome shotgun sequence genome encodes:
- a CDS encoding ubiquitin-conjugating enzyme E, giving the protein MSLNVAQRRLLQEYRALTNNPPEGITAGPISEDDLLHWECLIQGPEGTPFEGGVFPAELKFPNDYPHMPPTMKFLGDIFHPNVYPSGLVCISILHPPGDDPNHYETASERWSPIQSVEKILLSVMSMLAEPNDESPANVEAAKMWREKRSEYEARVKASVRASLGL; this is encoded by the exons ATGTCTCTCAACGTAGCCCAACGTCGTCTCCTCCAAGAATACCGCGCTCTAACCAACAACCCACCCGAAGGCATCACCGCGGGCCCCATTTCCGAAGACGACCTGCTGCACTGGGAATGCCTGATCCAAGGGCCCGAAGGCACCCCCTTTGAGGGCGGCGTGTTCCCCGCAGAACTCAAGTTTCCGAACGATTACCCGCATATGCCGCCGACCATGAAGTTTCTGGGGGATATATTCCATCCTAATG TCTACCCCTCAGGTCTGGTCTGCATCTCGATCCTCCACCCACCCGGCGACGACCCGAACCACTACGAGACTGCCTCGGAGAGATGGTCACCTATTCAGTCCGTCGAGAAAATCTTGTTATCTGTTATGAGCATGTTGGCGGAGCCTAACGACGAGAGTCCGGCGAACGTGGAGGCGGCCAAGAtgtggagggagaagaggagcgaGTACGAGGCGAGGGTGAAGGCTAGTGTGAGGGCTAGCTTGGGGCTTTAA